The genomic stretch AAACttgtttcttccaaaatatccatagcatatttccgTTGAGAAATCATCAAACCATCTATAGATTGGgctacctcaatacccaagaaATAACGAAGCttaccaagatcttttgtctgaaATTGATTTGAGAGATGTTGCTTTAACTGGAGTATACCCTGCTGATCACTACCAgttatgacaatatcatctacatacacaataagataaatacaccCTTGGACTGAGTGACGATAAAAAAACAGAATGGTCTGGTTCACTACGGACCATACCAAATTGTTGTACTACAGTGCTGAATCTGCCAAACCAAGCTCTCGGAGAttgcttaagaccataaagagacATGTGTAACCTACACACCATATTCGATGACTCCTCCTGAGCAACAAATCCAGGTGGTTActccatatatacttcctcttcaagatcaccatgtaaaaaagcattttttatgtcaagttgatgaagaggcCAATGTCGAATGGATGCAATGGCTAGAAGAAGTCTAACAGATGTCATCTTGGCTACAGGCGAGAAGGTATCACTATAATCCAATCCAATATGAGTGTATCCTTTGGCTACCAAGCGAGCTTTAAATCGATCAATCTTACCATCTGGACCAACCTTCAATGTATAAATCCAACGACAACCTACTAAAGATCTCCCATGGGGTAGAGGAACCAGTTCCCAGGTACCACTGCTTTGAAGAGcacacatttcatcaatcattgCTTGCCTTCACTCAGGGTGAGACAATGCTTCACATGGAGTTTTAGGAATAGAAacagaagacaaagaagacaaacaagtatactacaaaggggaaagacgatgataacataaatcaatataatgTGGAGAAGGATTTCGTGTTTGACGTATACCTTTTCGAAGGGCAATCGGAAGATCGGACTCAGGTTGCAGGATCAGATCCGGTGATGTCGGAGGCATCGGAGGAGAGTCTGCAATGACCTCAAGGATAGGTATGACCTCAAGGACAGGTATGACCTCAGGGACAGGGATGACAGGCGTTGGGTGACGACGCTGATATGTTTGAAGTGGTCGAGAAGTGGGTGGGTCAGGAGCCCTAGACTGATGGGGGTAATGGTAGGCGGGACATTAATAACTACCGGAAAAGATGTGGGAGTACTTTCTTGAATGGGTTCTGGAGTTACGTGACTAGACTCGAAATATGGAACTGACTCGAAGAAGGTAACATCGGCCGATACTGGGTACCGTTGTAGAGTATGTTAATAACAACGATAACCTTTTTGGCATCGATGATAACTAAGAAAGACACACTTTAGTGATCGAGCTAAGAGTTTATCAAGACCAGGAGAGAGATTGTGTACAAAACATGTGGACCCAAAGACTCGGGGAGGAATTGGGTGAAGTGGGGAATTGGGAAAAAGGATTGAATGAGGAATTTTATTGTTAAGGACAGATGAGGGCATGCGATTTATAAGATAATATGTTGTTAGCACACCATCCCCCCAAAACCGAAGTGGAACATTACCATGGAGAAGTAGGGTCCGAGTGGTTTCTACAAGATGCCGATTTTTACGTTCCGCTACCccgttttgttgaggtgtgtgagGGCAAGATGTTTGATGGAGAATACCATTGCGTGACATGAAATTCTAAAATTGTTGGGATAAATATTCACGGGCATTGTCACTTCTTAAGGTACGGATAGACACACCGAATTGAGTTCTTATTTCTTGATAGAATTGTTCAACAATAGAAAATAATTCAGATCTATTCTTCATTAAAAATAACCACGTGCAAcgtgaaaaatcatcaataaaggtgacaaaatacctagactcaagagtagagacagtacgcgagggaccccaaacatcggtgtgaactaaagcaaaaggggACGAAGCTCGTTTATTGACTCGATTGGGAAACTGGCCACGAGTGTGTTTCCGTAGTTGACACGACTCACAATGTAAATTAGATACCTTCGATAAATTTGGCACCAACTTATGTAGTTTGGAAAGACTGGAATGACCTAACTGAACATGGATAGTGAGTGGAGAATCTTTGGCTGAGCATGTCTGAGATGACACAGAGAGGTAATAAAGGCCTTGAGACTCACATCCGACACCAATTGTTTGTCCCGAACTCCGATCCTGCAGGGTAACATTATTATTAGTGAAAGTGACACTACAATCAAGAGAACGAGTTAAACGACTGACTGAAAAtaaattaaatggacaattagGTACATAGAGGACAGAAGTAACCGAGAGAGAAGGTAGAATTCGAACAGTACCAATCCCTTCGGATCGGGTTTGAGAATCATTGGCAGAAGTTATAGTAGGTAAGAAACCGGATGTAGAGAGGGGAGATAAAAGATTTTTATTACCGGTAACATAATCAAACGCACCAAAATCAAAGACCTAagatccaagagaagatgattgAGAGAGACAAGCAGGTGAATTACCAATGTGTGCTACCGAAGCAGTAGAATCTAAGTTCTGATAATTCTGATACCACTTGAGGAAATCATCGTAGTTTGGCGTAAAGTTACGAGGAGTAGCCGTGAGTATCGGATCTGAAACAATTGCCCTATGGAGAGTGGAGCGGTTGAAAAATTGCCGGGATTGGCCGTCAGATGTGTTGTCACGTGCGGAGGTTTCTGCCGATGAAAAGTGGGGAACGGCTGGATCGGAAGAGGCGCTTCTACTGGTAGGTTACCGAAGAATTTTGAAAAGTGAGAGGCAAACCGGAGTGATGACACGGTTTGCAAAAAAAAACAGAGTGATGACACGGTTTGCAACAAAAGAAAAATCTCACCGGAAGACAGTGGGTCAACCGGGTAAAGCACGACGAAGAAAGAATTGCCTCTTAGCAGACTCTAGATACCATGTTGAAATACAAGAGACTgagagacatttgaataaactGTGTGTTTTGAAAAACATTACGGAGACTTTATTATAAAGAGAGATtataactaattacatgatatagtcgatgtgggactatttgatatacaaatattcttaatattatatttacaaatatcaacagAATATAACAACGCTTAAATACCAAATTTATTCGATATCAAGTCAACTGTTTAAGGATGAATTGGGATTCGAGAATTCATGATATCCTACTTATTTATTTATAATAAGTAGTGAATTCAAATTCCTCAATGAATATGAAACTCCGTTTTTTCTATGTCGatgaataactttttctatggatGTTTTATTCTTTAGAAGGTAAGAGAAAAGATAAAACtaaaaataaagtattaaattgAATTATTAATCCATATTCAAGTTTGAAACTCATGTAATTAACCTCTTTTCTTGTTATCTTGTTATTAACTTTATAGAAGATTAAAAGAATTAACTTATTATTAAGTCCATAGAAGATCAAAAGAATTGACCGTTGACCGTTGAGCTATCTTCATTGTTAAAAATATATTCGCTTAAATTTTTACACACATATTAAGAAACACAATAATACTGTCATAAGATATTACTCTTTTACTAACTTAACTATAACTTCGCCATATTAATTAATGTGTTAGAAGTAGTGTATCAAATAATAATTATATGACAATTGAAAAAAGAACATTCATATGATTAGAAAATGAGAATGACAGTTCTTTAAAAAAAGAATTTATTTATTAAAACGACAAATTTAAAGTGAAAAGAGTAGTACGCAAGAAGGAACTACAAAATGTGTGATCATAATCACTGTCTAATAAATAGAAATCTGAAATGCATATCGATAGAGATACATTTTTTATATTTATCTACGAGatacattttttttaaataaaatttaggtacaatttaattgaattgtacttaatatattaaaaaaaaatcattccGAGCACTTTACTATTCTCCGTTTCTTTTTAATTGTAGTTTGagtaaaaaaaattgttttttttaattgacgttttcaaaaaaatttaaaatttgagGTAACATTAATAGTCGTTTTGTCAAAATTACTCCTAATTACTTattaaaaagagaaaaaaaaataataaataattaaaaatattatagATAAAAAGACAATCATTATGTAAAAAATAAATCATTATTTAAAAAGTAGTAAAAATTATTAACTTTCTTAATATgcataaaaaaaattaaaaaagaacGGAGGGAGTATTTTACAAGAAAATTGATTTACTTTGtcaaaaaattatttttcaaagTTTATGTAATTTTTGTTGACAAAATATTAAATTTAGAGTCAAATGTGGGAAAAAAGATTTAAAGCTATCAAACAAAGGTTTAGAGGTATGAAAGTAGCTCTTTTGAGTGTTGACATTTTCATTCTCCTCATTTTAAGAGGCAATTTTCTCATAACAAAAGATAACAGTTATGAAGAGTCATTGTGATGGAAAGAAGATTTAAAGCTATAAACAAAGGTTTAGAGGTATGAAAATAGCTCTTTTGAGTCTTAGACATTTTCAATGTGTTCATTTTAAGAATTTTCTTATGGTGATTAACAAATAAAGCCAacataaattttaaaaatataataaaattgtTTTCGCAGTATAAACATTGTCTAAAATGCATTCAACTTATGTCATCAAAATATGAGGAAAGAGGTAAACCAAGttcattaaaaaaacaaaaaagcTGAATTGAgttaattttaaaaataaaatatattaaaaagAACAAAACCAAATATTATCATTTACAACTTGAAAACAATATTCATTTATAAGCCTCTCCAGGGTAACATATAGTTCATTTATATTCATGTAGCACTTTCATATATAAAACGTGTTATAACTCTTGAAGTTGTGGAAGAATATATTCACACCAAAAAATGTCAGTGATTTATTGACAGATTTATCACGATGGATCGGAACTCTGGATGTTATGTTTGGTTATTTTAGTACAATCAAATGGTCCAatctcttgatttttcttcaCCTGTAAACCATAATGAAACAAAGAAATAAGCCATATACAACAATACATCATCAAAATAAAAAGCATATAGTCACCATGAACGAATTGAGAAAGTAACATTAATAATATGCAACTTTCTGATTGAGATAACCCTATAAACACATTTGTGTATGAAACTTTACCAAAGTGATATCAATGGTTGAGAATGGAGATTGGGGGGCTTTGGTGAAATGAAAAAGGTTGATACAGGGCCAGTGAAAAGGCATTTGTAAAGGATGTGAAATTCCATAAATGTTCCAGTCAACCTAATTCTAATGGGTTATCTAATCACAAAAATACAAATATCAAATGCCTAGTTCTAGTATTTACTTTTTTGAAGTTAATAATTGAATTCATAGAAATTATACACGAACAAGTGAGATTGCAAAACAATCTTACGCTTTGAATTTGAATCAAATCTAGATACTGAAGAATGGACCTACCGGTGACCAAGGGTTCGGTTCATTCTGGACTTTGTCAGGAGGAGAGTTTTGTACAGCGCCACTCTTCATCATTAAAATCTCCTGCAGACGCAACAAATAAGATGAATCCAACATGGCAAAAATCACCACATTGCAAAGAACTAATTGCTTTATGTAAAGTCAGGAGCCTTAACCTtaaaaacaagtttgattccacTGCCATATGCAATTCAAACAATGCAAGTAAACATTTAACACAAACAATTACTAACAATTAGCTAACTTTGACAGTTTAAAAAATCAATGCAAACATACATAAACATAAATATTAAAAAGGGGGCGATGTTAAAGGCCAAAAAAATGGCAATGTAAGACTtcaaaacagaaaaacaagttGGCATGAAATACTTTGTCAGGAAAAGAAACTTAGTAATTAGGGATTAAAAGTATTGATGTTAGCTTAAGAAATTTGAGTCACCTCTCCAGCTGCTTCTATTGCAGCTAACCATTCCTCAGTAAAGGGAGCAACATTCAGTGGAGGCTTCGCTATCGGAACTTCCTGCTTGGTTTTAGTTGCATCTATTTCGCTGCCACTCACAAAATTAACATTGGTCACTCAATATGTAACGCTTCAAAACTGTCTTAGATTTAAAATGGAGGCTGCCAAAACATAGATGAACAAAAGTTATACAACAAAAATGATACTCACAGATGAATTATTTTGCCGTTGTCTTCTTCTGGAAAGTCGATTTTGTCTTTTGACTGACTTGCCATGTCAGTATTAGGAGACTTATCATTCTCAAAGACAGTAGTTACAGCTGCATCTGATAAACTTTCACTGTTCACTGAACCAACTTCATTACCTTGTAGGATTGTTTCAATGAAGATTGAATTATCTGAATCTAGTAACTTCGATTTTTCACTTAAAAGACATTGCTCCTCAGATTTCCAAGCAACTGCACTAGTAAAGGGGCCTTCACTCACTTGAATAGAAGAATCTAAATCAGCAGAAATAGCATTCCTATTGAGTTTCACTGAACTAACTTCGCTGCCTTCTGGGATTGTTGCGTTGAAGATTGAATTCTCTGAAGCTaataattttgatttttcacTTAAAAGACAGGGGCCTTCACTCACATCAATAGAAGAACCTAATTCAGCAGAAATAGCGTTCTCATTGAGTTTCATTGAACTAACTTCGCTGCCTTGTGGGATTGTTGCATTGAAGATTGAATTCTCTGAAGCTaataattttgatttttcacTTAAAAGACATGGATCTTCACTCACTTTAGTAGAAGAATCAAATTCAGCAGAAATAACATTCTCGAGTTGAATTTCAACTGAAGGAGATATATCTAATGAACCTTCTTCTGCACCGTTGATTTGCAAAAGTTCCACTTTTTCATCGACACCTTGATTTCCATCTTTGTTTACAAGCATATCTGAACTTAGTAACTTTGAATTTTCACTTAAACTACACTGCTTCTCACATATCAAAGAAACTGCAGTTGAAAAGGGATCTTCACTCACTTCAATAGAAGAGTCAAATTCAGAAGAAAAAAAGTTCATATTGAGTTGAGTTTCAACTAAAGGCAGTATATCCGACAAACCTTCTTCAGCATCATTGATTTGCAAAAGTTCAACCTTGTCTTCCACATCATGATTTCCATCTTCTGCACCATTGATTTGCAAGAGTTCCACCTTTTCATCCACATCATGATTTCCATCTTCTACATCGTTGATTTGCAAAAGTTCCACCTTTTCATCCACATCATTGATTTGCAAAAGTTCCACCTTTTCGTCCACATCACAATTTCCATCGTCTGCACCATTGATTTGCAACAGTTCCACCTTTTCATCCACATCATGATTTCCATCTTCTGCACCATTGATTTGCAAGAGTTCCACCTTTTCATCCACATCATGATTTCCATCTTCTGCACCATTGATTTGCAAGAGTTCCGCCTTTTCATCCACGTCATGATTTCCATCTTCTACATCATTGATTTGCAAAAGTTCCACCGTTTTATCCACATCATTAATTTGCAAAAGTTCCACCTTTTCATCCACATCATTGATTTGCAAAAGTTCCACCTTTTCATCCACATCACGATTTCCATCTTCTGCACCATTGATTTGCAAGAGTTCCACCTTTTTATCCACGTCATGATTTCCATCTTCTACATCATTGATTTGCAAAATTTCCACCTTTTCATCCACATCATTAATTTGCAAAAGTTCCACCTTTTCATCCACATCATTGATTTGCAAAAGTTCCACCTTTTCATCCAAATCACGATTTCCATCTTCTGCACCAATGATTTGCAAGAGTTCCACCTTTCCATCCACATCATGATTTCCATCTTCTACATCATTGATTTGCAAAATTTCCACCTTTTCATCCACATCATTGATTTGCAAATGTTCCACCTTTTCATCCACATCATTGATCTGCAAAAGATCCACATTTTCATCCAAATCACAATTTCCATCTTCTGCACCATTGATTCGCAAGAGTTCCACCTTTTCATCCACATCATGATTTCCATCTTCCACATCATTGATTTGCAAAAGTTCCACCTTTTCATCTACATTATTGATTTGCAAAAGTTCCACCTTTTCATCCACATCACGATTTTTATCTTCTGCACCATTGATTTGCAAAAGTTCCACCTTTTCATCCACATCACGATTTCCATCTTCCGCCCCGTTGATTTGCAAGAGTTCCACCTTTTCATCCACGTCATGATTTCCATCTTCTACATCATTGAGTTGCAAAAGTTCCACCTTTTCATCCACATCATTGATTTGCAAAAGTTCCACCATTTCGTCCACATCATTTATTTGCAAAAGTTCCACCTTTTCGTCCACATCACGATTTCCATCTTCTGCACCATTGATTTGCAAGAGTTCCACCTTTTCATCCACATCATGATTTTCATCTTCTACATCATTGATTTGCAAAAGTTCCACCTTTTCATCCACATCCTTGATTTGCAACACAACATGATTTCCATCTTCTACATCATTGATTTGCAAAAGTTCCACCTTTTCATCCACATCATGATTTCCATCTTCTACATCATTGATTTGCAAGAGTTCCATCTTTTCATCCACATCATTGATTTGCAAAAATTCCGCCTTTTCATCCACATCATTGATTTGCAGAAGTTCCACCTTTCCATCGACATCATGATTTCCCTCTATGTTTACAGACATATCTTCAATATGATGATTGGTAGCATTGTGCTCATTGCTATGGAACCCGCATCCTTCAAATGCATCCTCAACTAAATTTTGCTCCTTGATTTCTGTAGATGAAACAATAACTTTTGGCAGAAAGTCACTATCCAAGTGAACATCCTGGGAATTTACAGCAACAACAGCACTAGACTTTTGAAACCCAGGAAGATAGGAATCTTCATTTATGTTATTATCATCTGCCAATGAAGATGCTGAAACAGTTATACAATTTTCACTCAACCTATCCAATTCAAACTCCGGAGTTCTATCACGGATTGCTTTTGAGTCAATAACCTGGTCACATTCCTTATCCACTGGGCTTCTCAGGATGAAACCTAATTGATCATCTACAGGAAGCTGACAGTCTTTGATCTCAATTATTTTAGATTCATCCTCAGAAGCGTCATTGATTCCTAGTATGGAATTTTCAGGAGAACCTTTGGAAAATAAGCTCGTCACATGAACTGGCTGAGAACTGTTCATATCAGAGATATTTTCTTTTTCCGGTCCAATTTCTTCTACACCACTAGGATTTAGAGCCTTGGGTTGGTCTGCCTGTAACTGCTGACTAACTGCGTCTAAATTACTTTGGGTGGTTTTTTTGCAATTGATTATGAGACTCTCGTTCAATAAATGCCCCTGTGCATCTCCTTCATATCTACCAAATTCATCAGCACCACAATTTACCTGTTCAGTATTCTTACACGGGGTTCCTTGTTTAGATCCTTCGGGGACAGTTTTGCAAAAATCATCAAGGCTAGAATTTAAAAGTGCAGTCTTGGCACTCTTGTATCCCTTAAACTCTCCTGAAAACTCTGCCTGTAGTATCAAACTTTCCTTGAAAGGCGGAATGTCACCGGTGGGCCCTTTGATTTGATCATCTTCATCTTGTCCTATGGTATTCTGCACAGTATTAGAAGTTCTCTGCATGATAGGAAAGAGCGTAGACTGTGGTTCCTGATATGAAGACCGGTCCCCATTTGACGTAACATCATATAACTTGTTATCCAGAGTGTGGTCGGCCTCTTTCTCCAACTGCTCATGTGTCTGACTCTTTTTAAGAAGTTCATTCTCATGTGTAGGTATTACCATGTTCTCCATGCTAGAAATGATCTCATTTTCATGTAGTTCTCCTTGCTCCTTGGATTTTAAGATGACATCATCAAGAATGTTTTCAACCTCTGCTTGCTTACTTATTATTTCAAAAATCGAAGAATCACAATCCCCTTCTACACCAGGCATCTGCTTATTGTCTATTTGCACGATTGCTTCTGGCTTGACATCTGAAAGGCTTAATTCCTTAGTGTCTGACACTTTCTCCAGAGTGTGGTCAGCCTCTTTCTCCAACTGCTCATGTGTCTGACTCTTTGTAAGAAATTCCTTTTCATGTGTAGGTAATACCATGTTCTCCATGCTAGAAATGATCTCATTTTCATGTAGTTCTCCTTGTTCCTTGGATTTTAAGATAACATCATCAAGAATGTTTTCAACCTCTGCTTGCTTACTTATTATTTCAAAAACCGAAGAATCACAATCCACTTCTACACCAGCCATCTGCTTATTGTCTATTTGCACGATTGCTTCTGGCTTGACATCTGAAAGGCTTAATTCCTTAGTGTCTGACACTTTCTCCAGAGTGTGGTCAGCCTCTTTCTCCAACTGCTCATGTGTCTGACTCTTCGTAAGAAATTCCTTTTCATGTGTAGGTAATACCATGTTCTCCATGCTTGAAATGATCTCATTTTCATGTAGTTCTCCTTGCTCCTTAGATTTTAAGATGACATCATCAAGAATGTTTTCAACCTCTGCTTGCTTACTTATTATTTCAAAAACCGAAGAATCACAATCCACTTCTACACCAGCCATCTGCTTATTGTCTATTTGCATGATTGCTTCTGGCTTGACGTCTGAAAGGCTTAATTCCTTAGTGTCTGACACTTTCTCCAGAGTGTGGTCAGCCTCTTTCTCCAACTGCTCATGTGTCTGACTCTTTGTAAGAAATTCCTTTTCACGTGTAGGTAATACCATGTTCTCCATGCTAGAAATGATCTCATTTTCATGTAGTTCTCCTTGTTCCTTGGATTTTAAGATGACATCATCAAGAATGTTTTCAACCTCTGCTTGCTTACTTATTATTTCAAAAATCGAAGAATCACAATCCACTTCTACACCAGCCATCTGCTTATTGTCTATTTGCACGATTGCTTCTGGCTTGACATCTGAAAGGCTTAATTCATTAGTGTCTGACATTTTCTCCAGAGTGTGGTCAGCGTCTTTCTCCAACTGCTCGTGTGTCTGACTCTTCGTAAGAAATTCCTTTTCATGTGTAGGTAATACCATGTTCTCCATGCTTGAAATGATCTCATTTTCATGTAGTTCTCCTTGCTCCTTAGATTTTAAGATGACATCATCAAGAATGTTTTCAACCTCTGCTTGCTTACTTATTATTTCAAAACTAGAAGAATCAAAATCCACTTCTACACCAGCCTTCTGCTTATTGTCTATTGGCACAATTGCTTCTGAGTTGACATCTGAATGGCTTAATTCCTTAGTACGATTCTTTGCTGCCCCTTTGACAATTTTGGACCTTGCTTCTTTAACAGAAACTGTTCCCAACTTCCTTAGTTTAGGAATGTTACTCTCTGAAGGTTTGCAGGGTATGGAGCTTTTCTGCAAGCTGTGTGAACCGGAAGCTTTTACCTGCAAAGCAAAAATAATAGGCATGGACGTGTGATCAATATGTGAGTGTCATTTTATTGATGCATGCTTCTAAATATGATATAGGGAAATGAACATAATAATCATACCTGAGAAAAGAAACCAATGGAGGGAGATGGCTTCCGTAGGCCTGATGATTTTATTGTCCCTGTTTGATGCGTTGTTTGATCCATTCTGGATGGTGGACGTAGTATGGAAACTGGGGTATCCTGTGCAGCAGGTCAAAAATATTTCAAGAGAATAATCAAATAATTTGTAGTTAAATAACAAAAAATACAAAATTGATGGAGTAAAAAATTGAATATTTGAGTAAGTACCCACCGAAAGTTTTCCAGCCTGCTTGGTAAGACTTCTACTAACAGAACACTTGTCAGCCATATCAACTTTAGGGATGCTTGGAACATATGTAGGATTTTTTGACAGGCTAGAGATGCTTGGTGTAGGATTTTTTGACATGCGAGGGATGCTTGGCGTAGGATTTTTTGATAGGCTAGGGATGCTTGGCGTAGGATTTTTTGGCAGGCCTAACATAATAAAAACGAGATCAATAAATTTGGGGACAGAAAAAAGAGGGATTTCACACTTCTGAAGTTAAGAATGCTGAAGTGAGAGATTCATTTTAAACGGAAAAGTGAAAAGTTAGTGATTGATTAAAAAAGCCAATAGTTGAGATTTCGATCATATGCATGTATTTTGACTAACAAACTACAAAGTTGTTTAAATTTCATCGTTGATCTTTGAATTGACTACTATAAAGTACTCACATTTTCCTTCTGAAGTGTATTCCTAGGTTTACAAGAGTTAAATCCAGAAAAAAGGATCAAATACAAACTACAGAACTTACTAGGATGTGCATTCTGATTTCTTTTTGAGGAACCTGAGCTCAACATTCCACTCCTAGTGGTAGTTGCATTTGCAGAAACATTGGATTTTGGTCCTGGTATCCCAGTGATTTTTGACTCTTTACTCGGCATTTTAGCGGTGTCAGTTATTTTTAGTTTTCAAAGGAGTTAAGGTAAGCACTTTCATTATTCAACAGAAATACATACAACTAAATTCCAGCACACACACACTAAAGAGACTCCACTCTGCAACAGTTTGAGTTAACTTCAAATTTATAAAATCACTTCAGCTAAAATAAGATTACAGTTTTTATTCATGAAAGTCTTTATAAAGTTTATAAAAGGTTATGGAGAAATTAAATGAGAAAAGTACCACAAAAAGTAAAGAAGCAGAAATTAATTACAACTTATTCAATATAAACTTTTTCTTTAAAAAACACATAGTTACAGTAAGATTCTTTCTACGTTTTTTCTCATAAGATTCTTCTTGACAAAGCTGACTGTTAATAAATATGCATCTAAACAAGCTTATAAAATCACTTCAGCTAAAATGAGTTTACAGTTTTTATTCATG from Lathyrus oleraceus cultivar Zhongwan6 chromosome 7, CAAS_Psat_ZW6_1.0, whole genome shotgun sequence encodes the following:
- the LOC127100429 gene encoding uncharacterized protein LOC127100429 isoform X37 produces the protein MPSKESKITGIPGPKSNVSANATTTRSGMLSSGSSKRNQNAHPSLPKNPTPSIPSLSKNPTPSIPRMSKNPTPSISSLSKNPTYVPSIPKVDMADKCSVSRSLTKQAGKLSDTPVSILRPPSRMDQTTHQTGTIKSSGLRKPSPSIGFFSQVKASGSHSLQKSSIPCKPSESNIPKLRKLGTVSVKEARSKIVKGAAKNRTKELSHSDVNSEAIVPIDNKQKAGVEVDFDSSSFEIISKQAEVENILDDVILKSKEQGELHENEIISSMENMVLPTHEKEFLTKSQTHEQLEKDADHTLEKMSDTNELSLSDVKPEAIVQIDNKQMAGVEVDCDSSIFEIISKQAEVENILDDVILKSKEQGELHENEIISSMENMVLPTREKEFLTKSQTHEQLEKEADHTLEKVSDTKELSLSDVKPEAIMQIDNKQMAGVEVDCDSSVFEIISKQAEVENILDDVILKSKEQGELHENEIISSMENMVLPTHEKEFLTKSQTHEQLEKEADHTLEKVSDTKELSLSDVKPEAIVQIDNKQMAGVEVDCDSSVFEIISKQAEVENILDDVILKSKEQGELHENEIISSMENMVLPTHEKEFLTKSQTHEQLEKEADHTLEKVSDTKELSLSDVKPEAIVQIDNKQMPGVEGDCDSSIFEIISKQAEVENILDDVILKSKEQGELHENEIISSMENMVIPTHENELLKKSQTHEQLEKEADHTLDNKLYDVTSNGDRSSYQEPQSTLFPIMQRTSNTVQNTIGQDEDDQIKGPTGDIPPFKESLILQAEFSGEFKGYKSAKTALLNSSLDDFCKTVPEGSKQGTPCKNTEQVNCGADEFGRYEGDAQGHLLNESLIINCKKTTQSNLDAVSQQLQADQPKALNPSGVEEIGPEKENISDMNSSQPVHVTSLFSKGSPENSILGINDASEDESKIIEIKDCQLPVDDQLGFILRSPVDKECDQVIDSKAIRDRTPEFELDRLSENCITVSASSLADDNNINEDSYLPGFQKSSAVVAVNSQDVHLDSDFLPKVIVSSTEIKEQNLVEDAFEGCGFHSNEHNATNHHIEDMSVNIEGNHDVDGKVELLQINDVDEKAEFLQINDVDEKMELLQINDVEDGNHDVDEKVELLQINDVEDGNHVVLQIKDVDEKVELLQINDVEDENHDVDEKVELLQINGAEDGNRDVDEKVELLQINDVDEMVELLQINDVDEKVELLQLNDVEDGNHDVDEKVELLQINGAEDGNRDVDEKAELLQINGAEDGNHDVDEKVELLQINGAEDGNHDVDEKVELLQINGADDGNCDVDEKVELLQINDVDEKVELLQINDVEDGNHDVDEKVELLQINGAEDGNHDVEDKVELLQINDAEEGLSDILPLVETQLNMNFFSSEFDSSIEVSEDPFSTAVSLICEKQCSLSENSKLLSSDMLVNKDGNQGVDEKVELLQINGAEEGSLDISPSVEIQLENVISAEFDSSTKVSEDPCLLSEKSKLLASENSIFNATIPQGSEVSSMKLNENAISAELGSSIDVSEGPCLLSEKSKLLASENSIFNATIPEGSEVSSVKLNRNAISADLDSSIQVSEGPFTSAVAWKSEEQCLLSEKSKLLDSDNSIFIETILQGNEVGSVNSESLSDAAVTTVFENDKSPNTDMASQSKDKIDFPEEDNGKIIHLEIDATKTKQEVPIAKPPLNVAPFTEEWLAAIEAAGEEILMMKSGAVQNSPPDKVQNEPNPWSPVKKNQEIGPFDCTKITKHNIQSSDPS